TAAATTCAAGTTAAAATCAAGGTTTTTGGCCTTTAAAATTAAGCTTAATATGTTAAAATTAATTCTTCTTAACATAAAATTTCATGCCAATTCAATAAAAAAAGCGGAACAAATCTTGTCCCGCCTTGTATTTTTAAGATTTTAATGCTCTTAGTTTCCTCCAAATTTGAAACCTACACCGATTTGTGCAAAGCTATTCGTTACTTTTCCATCTCCAGCATCTTTCGCAAGATTAGAAATACCATAATTGTATCTAGCATCGAAGATTAATCCGTTTTCCAGCCTATATTCTGCACCAATAAAAGGAGTAATATTCAATTTCTTATAAATACCTGATCATTCTCAATCCAGGAATGTTCAGGCCTCCGTCATATAGTTTTTGCTTTAGCAGAGAACAGCTATTCCAAAGTCAGCCGATCCTTTTTTGCTCAGAAAGACAAAAGCGAAGTTAACCCGTAATGGACTTCGCTTTATTTATTTTAAAAGGTATACTTTATTAACGCCCTAATCATTTCGCTGTCTCTTGTCTTCAGCGTTATAAGCCAGAATAATTTTCTTTACAACAGGGTGTCTTACCACATCTTCTTCTGTTAAATGCACAAAACCGATCTCCTTAACATCCTTCAGGATTCTCATTGCTTCTTTTAATCCGGATTGTTGCTTTGGCGGCAAATCTACCTGACTAGGATCCCCCGTAATAATAAATTTCGCATTCATACCCATTCTTGTTAAAAACATTTTCATCTGAGAATGCGTGGTATTTTGGGCTTCATCCAAAATTACAAAAGCATCATCCAGCGTCCTACCTCTCATAAAAGCCAATGGTGCCACCTCAATCACTTTTTTCTCGATAAAACCTTCCAGTTTTTCATGAGGAATCATATCACGAAGCGCATCATACAAAGGCTGTAAATAAGGATCCAATTTCTCCTTTAAATCACCCGGCAAAAACCCTAAACTCTCCCCCGCTTCCACTGCCGGTCTGGTTAGAACAATCCTTTTGACCGACTTATCCCGCAGGGCTTTTGCGGCCAAAGCCACACTGGTATATGTTTTTCCGGTTCCCGCAGGTCCTATGGCAAAAACCATATCTTTTTTCTCAGTTTCTTTTACTAATTTTTTAAGATTGGTGGTTTTAGCCTTAATAACTTTACCGTTTACCCCTTTTACGATAATATCCTGGTCAAAAACCAATTGTTTTTCGTTTTCGTCTTTCAGATTGAGAATATTTTCAACGTCTTTAAGATCAATCGAATTATTTTTTGAAATAAATTTTACGATATCATCCAGTTTTTGTTTAAATATATCTAAAGCCTCCTGATTACCCATCGCAAAGATATAATGATCTCTCCCTGTAATTTTAAGCGTCGGAAAGCTTGATTTTATCAAATTGAAATATTGGTTATTAACTCCATAGAAGATTTTCGCATCGATATCTTCCAAATCATATGTTAATTCAAACATGCAGTATTTTTATTTTTAGATTTTAAATTTAAAGCTTTTTTTGAAATTTATATCAAATTCTTTTCCATATTATTTCGGGCTTTCTTTTTATTTTAGATAAATTTGCAGTATTCGATTATTTCACTTCTATACATGTCAATAATAACCCTAACTTCAGATTTCGGAAATTTGGATTACAGAGTAGCCGCTCTGAAAGGCAGTATCCTGTCTCTAAACCAGAAGGTTAATATTGTTGATATTACTCACGATATTCAGGCTTTCAACCTTGTACAGACTTCGTACATTGTAAGAAATGCCTACAAACACTTTCCGAAAGGTACCATTCACATTCTTTCCGTTGACAGTTTTCAGCATAAATCACGGAAAAATATTGTCTATAAATCCGCCGGCCATTATTTTATCGCTGCAGATAACGGACTTTTAAGTTTAATTTTTTTTGATATTAAACCCGAAGCCATGTATGAAATCACCCTCAACAATAGGTTTGACGATGTCGTCAGCTTTACCTCGATGGATGTTTTTGTACCGGCAGCCGTACATTTGGCCAATGGAGGACTTCCTGAAGTTATCGGCAGGAAGATTGAGCATGCCAAGCAGCTTTTGTTTCCTAAACCCGTGTATAATGAATCCGAAAAAATGATTATTGGAGAGGTTACCTATATTGATAATTTCGGAAATATAATATCAAATATCGGTAAAGAATTTTTTGAAGGAATTGGAAAAGGATATGAAAATTTCAGGATAAAATTCAGAAATCTGGCGCTTTCAAAAGTGTTTTCCAGTCATACGGAAGTCGTTTCAGATTGGGATCGGGAAACTGAATTTCACGGACAGTCGGCAGCCATTTTCAATGACAGTCAGCTTTTAGAGTTAACGATCTATAAAGGAAGTAAAAAAAACGGAGCCAAGTCTCTGTTTGGAATGAATGTAGGAGAAAAAATTTACATTGAATTTTCCTAAAATTTAATATTTCATAAAAAAATCGATTTTTTTTATATATTTGTCAAAATCTAAAAATTAAAAATGGCAGAATACAAATTATTGCTTCCTTCCATGGGAGAAGGGGTTATGGAAGCGACAATTATCACTTGGTTGTTCAACGAAGGCGATAGTGTAAAGGAAGATGATTCCGTAGTAGAAATTGCAACAGATAAGGTAGATTCAGACGTTCCGACACCCGTTTCGGGGAAAATTGTAAAGATTTTAAAACAGAAGGACGAGGTTGCAAAAGTAGGTGAAGCCATTGCTATTTTAGAAATTGAAGGTGAAGGTGAAAATACGGTAAAAGCGGAAACTCCGGTGGCTGCACCAGATGCTGAAACCTTAAAAACCATCGAACAGCCGCTACAGGTTGCTGCTTCTACAGAGTTTTCGGGAGATCTTTATCTCTCTCCTCTTGTAAAATCAATCGCACAACAGGAAAATATTTCTGAAACTGAACTTAAATCTATCAAAGGAAGCGGTTTAGAAGGAAGAATTACCAAAGAAGATATTTTAGCTTACGTAAGCAACAGAGGAAACCAGCCTGCTCCACAGGTGGGGGCTACGGTAGCTTCTCAACCCGTTGCAACTTCAGCTCCGGCGGCTACCATTACTGCTGCTGCAGGTGATGAGATCATTCCGATGGACAGAATGAGAAAGATCATCGCTGAAAACATGGTGAAAGCCAAACAAATTGCTCCTCACGTTACTTCTTTCATTGAAACAGACGTAACCAACGTTGTAAAATGGAGAGCTAAAAACAAAGATATGTTTGAAAAGCGTGAAGGTGAAAAACTGACGTTCATGCCTATCTTCGTAAAAGCGATCGTAAAAGCAATTCAGGATTTCCCAATGATCAATGTTTCTATCAGCGGAGATAATATTATTAAAAAGAAAAATATCAATATCGGTATGGCAACCGCCTTACCAGACGGTAATTTAATTGTTCCTGTTATTAAAAATGCAGATCAGTTATCACTTTCAGGTCTTGCAAAAGCCATCAATGATTTAGCTTACAGAGCGAGAAATAAGAAATTAAGACCTGAAGATACTCAGGGAGCGACCTATACGATCTCTAACGTAGGAAGCTTTGGAAACCTAATGGGAACCCCTATTATTCCTCAGCCTCAGGTAGCCATTATGGCAATCGGAGCCATCGTAAAAAAACCGGCTGTTCTTGAAACGAAAGATGGAGATGTGATTGCAATTCGTCAGTTGATGTTCATGTCTCACTCCTATGACCACAGAGTGGTAGACGGATCTCTTGGCGGAATGATGCTGAAGCATGTTCACGATTACCTTGAAAACTGGGATCTGAACACCGAAATATAAGTAATGAATAATTGGTAATGAGTAATTTTCACTTGCTGCTGATTGATTATAAATGATTAATGATAAGCGATAAATGATACAACTATCATGTTGAGCTTCTCGAAATCTGCAAAATAAAACCTTCGAATTTTTTCGGAGGTTTTTTATTTGATAAGAGTGAAAAAATTTATATCTATTCCGGCAGGCGATGTAATATAATATGATCATCAACTATCTTACAATAAAATAACAACCAATAGCCTCAAAACATGAAACACATTCATCTGACCGCTTTCACTTTAAATATATCGGCAATCGCTTTTTCGCAGCAAAACAATCAGTTTAAATTGATTGACAACTATGCTAAAGAAGCTATTAAAGCCAATCAGATTCCCGGTCTGGCCATTGGTGTGATAAAAGACGGGAAAGTGATTTTTGAGCAATATTACGAAACAGAAAATCTGGAAGATGCTAAAAAAGTGAGCGCAAATTCAATGTTTAGAATCGGCAGGGATGATTGCTGAAATAGAGGATTTGATGAAAAATAATTAAAGCTTTGTTGGTTGATAACAAAGACGTAACGTTTTTTAATATTAAAATTGTTCTAAGGCACAAAGCACTTCGACAGGCTCACTGTGACATTTCTAATACTAAATTTTTATTACAAAAAATATGCAGTTTTAAATTTTATCGAAGATAAAATCTTTGTGCCTTAAAATACGTTCAACACGAATTCAATCTTGCGCCTTCGCGATTAACCAACAACATTTAAACAATTCTATAAAATCAATCTCAACAAAAGTTGGGATTTTTTTATTTGCAAATTTTAATTAAATAATTTTATCTTTAGAACAAAACTGATCAATGTTTAAAGTTGAATTTTAAACTAATTATAAATCAGTTTAATGAATGATACATCAGAACACAGATTAGAAGATTGATAATTTAACCGTATTTTTGCCCCTCAAAATTAGCAAATGTTGAAAATTTTCACCCTCATCCGACGAAGTCTTAAAAAATCCTTCGACAACATCCGCAACGAACAACTGAAACTGAATATGCTTCAGGCAATCCCTTTTTGGATAGGCTCAGTCATTACCGGCTTTATTGCCGTGATGTATGCTCAGTTATTTGCGTGGGGGGAAAACTTGCTTCATTTTATACTGAATTGGCATGCCTGGATGATCTTCATTATTGCCCCGATTGGCTTTGTACTTTCGTGGTGGCTGGTGAAAGAATTTGCACCCAACGCCAAAGGAAGCGGAATTCCTCAGGTAATGGCAGCTGTAGAATTGGCAAATCCGAAGGAGCATAGAAAAATCCGAAGTTTATTAAGCTTAAAAATCATTGTCTTAAAAATCATTTCTTCCGTTGTTTTAGTTATTGGCGGTGGCGCGGTGGGTCGTGAAGGCCCGACCATTCAGATTGCGGGTTCTGTTTTCAGAAAAGTAAACGAATACCTTCCGGAATGGTGGCCGAAAATATCAAAGAAAAACATGATTATGACGGGCGCGGCAGCCGGATTGGCAGCAGCATTTAACACTCCTCTGGGCGGAATTGTTTTTGCCGTTGAAGAGCTTTCAAAGACCCACATCAATTATTTTAAAACAGCTTTATTTACCGCAGTTATCATCGCAGGGCTAACAGCTCAGACGTTGGCAGGCTCCTATTTATATTTAGGATACCCCAAAACACATGATGTCTCTCTCATGGTCATGTTTCCTATTATTTTAGTTGCGGGCATCGCAGGTATCTTGGCCAGCCAGCTTTCTGTAACCATGTTAAAAATGAACGACTGGAAAAAAAGAAAATTAAAAACGGACAGAGCCAATGTTTTATTTCTGGTAGCTTGTGCTTTAATCATAGCTTCTATTGCTTATTTTATCAATCAGGAAATTCTGGGCTCCGGAAAGGAAATTATGGAACGGGTGCTCTTCACAAAAAATAAACATGAAGAATGGTATGTCCCTATTTTAAGAATGCTGGGTCCTGCCCTATCCTTTACCTCCGGAGGGGCAGGCGGAATTTTTGCACCGGCTTTAACGGCCGGAGCAAGCATTGGATCTGTAATTTCAGGAGCAATTCATTTAACTCCCAACGAAACAAATGTGGTGGTGCTGGCGGGAATGGTGGCCTTTTTAACAGGCATTACCCGTGCGCCATTTACCTCTGCGATCATTGTGCTGGAAATGACGGACAGGCATTCTTTAATCTTTCATTTAATGCTTGGAGGCATGGTTTCTTCCATTGCTTCGATTCTGGTAAGCAGACATTCTCTGTATGATATCATTAAAGTGAATTTTCTGACAGAAATAAGAGAGGAAAAAGATAAATAAAGGACACGATTTTTATTTTAAGGTGATTCGTAGGATTCTGATATGCAACGACTCTCAATCTGAGAACGGCAACCCGTACAAATATTGTCCGATCTATTGCATATTACAAATAAATTCTCTACTTTTGCACCTCGAAATAATTAACAAATTTTTTAACATTATGAACAATTACGAAACTGTTTTCATTTTAACTCCCGTTCTATCTGAAGCTCAGGTGGAGGAAGCAGTGAACAAGTATGTAGATCTTATCAAAGAAAAGAACTGCGAAATCGTTGCTAAAGAAAACTGGGGATTAAAAAAATTAGCGTACCCAATCCAATTGAAAAAGAATGGGTTCTATACTTTAATCGAATTTAAAGGTGAAGGTTCTGTAGTTGCTGATTTAGAATTAGCATTCAAACGTGACGAGAGAGTAATCCGTTACCTTACTACAAAACTAGACAAGCATGCTGTAGAGTACGCTGTAACAAGAAGAGCTAAAGTAAAAGCAGCTAAAGCTTAATTAATTAACCCAATTTTTAAAAAAGACAAGACATGGCAATAGATGATATGGCTAAACAAGCCTCAGCTGGAGGAGAATCAGAAGTAAAATTCCTTACTCCACTTGATATCAATACAAAATCTGAAAAGAAATATTGTAGATTCAAAAAATTCGGAATTAAGCACGTTGATTACAAAGATGCTGATTTCTTATTACAGTTCGTAAACGAGCAAGGTAAAATCTTACCAAGAAGATACACTGGAACTTCTTTAAAATACCAAAGAAAAGTTTCTGCTGCGATCAAAAGAGCAAGACACCTTTCTTTACTACCTTACGTAGCTGACTTATTGAAATAAGACAAAATAAATAAAAGAAGAGCGCAATCTCTTCTTTTGTTGCTGAATAAATAATTAATTCTAACTTAATTTAGATTGATAGATTTCAGATTTTAGATTTCAGACTTAATGTCTAATATCTAGCATCTAATATCTAACATCTAGATCCTAAAAAAGGACAACAACATGAAAATTATCCTAAAACAAGACGTAGAAAACTTAGGTCTTGAATTCGATACCGTAAATGTAAAAAACGGTTATGCCAGAAACTTCCTAATCCCTCAAGGATTCGCACTTTTAGCTACTCCTAAGAACATTGCAGCTCTTGAAGCTACTTTGGAGGCTAGAAAAGAAGAAGAAGCTAAATTAATCGCTGCTGCTAACGCTGTCGTTGATCAATTGAAGAAAACTTCTATTACTATCCCTGCAAAAGTAGGATCTGGTGATAAATTATTCGGATCTATCAACAATGCAGATCTTTCTGCTGCTCTTGCTAAAGCTGGAGTTTCTGTAGAGAAGAAATATATCAGAATCCCTGGGAACACTATCAAGAGAACTGGTAAAGTAACTGCTAACATCAGATTACACAGAAACGTTGAGTACAACTTCGAATTCGATATCGTATCTGACGCTCCAGTTGAAGCTCCTAAACCAGCTGCTCCTAAAGCTAAAGTTGAAGAAACTCCTTCTACTGAAGAAGCTTAATCAAAAAGAGATTTTTCTCAAATATACAGAACCACTTCTTTTGAAGTGGTTTTTTTATGTAATTGCGAGGAGCCAAGTGACGAAGCAATCTCTATCTTTATAATCTTTTAGGGATCCGTATTAAAACTTGGAGAGTAAACAGAAAGTTTGTCACCCCCGTAGGGATCTTAGAAAATAGGGCTAGAACAATTCTTACTTTTCTCTTTAACGCTATCGATCGCTAAAGCTTTACCTCTCATTTTGAATATTTCCTTTCGCAACGGCGTTTTACTCAGCAAATGATAGCCCTGCTGTATGCTTTTATTATTTGAACACAAAGTTCTCAAAAGTTATTTACTACTACTCGTTTTAAGGCTCACCAAGCCGTTCTATTGATAAAAGATCGAGAAGGTTAAGCAATAAAAATCAACAGCAGAATCTGTGAAAATCCGTGTATTCTGTGGGAAATAAAAAGTATTTTTGCATTCGTGGCGATAATATGCAGCCCTCAATTTTATCTTTGATAAAATCCTTGCGCCTTAAAAACATAAAGTATTAAAAATATCTTTGCGGCTTCGCAAAAAACCAACAGAGGAAGCAATGGTTCGATCTGTGCCAAATAAAATATTGGTGCATTCGTGGCAAAAGGAAAATATCTAAACAATTTCTCTCCAAATTGATCATTTTTAGAAGCTATTTCCCGCTTTCCATTACAATCTTTTTTTTCAAAAAAGGATTTTCATTGCAATCGGGGCTAGAATTTCAGTCATTAAATCAAATGACAGCCAAATATTTTGCTCGATTGAAGATCATATTTTTGTCATAATTTTTGAAGATCCTCAAACACAAAAACTCTCCCACTCTCAAACTTAATCGCCTCTCAGCTTTTGCAGATACTCCGTCGGCGGAATTCCGATTACCTTCTTAAAAATATTACTGAAGGACGATAAGCTGTTATACCCTACCATCATTGAAATTTCGTACATATTATACTTATCTTCGAGCATAAGCTCCAATGAACGGGTAATGCGTAATGCACGCAGGAAACGAACGTAATTCATGCCCAGAATCTCTTTAAACTTTCTAGATAGAGTTCTTGTACTCATTCCGAATTCTTTCGCGGTAGATTCTATCGTTAAGGGTTTTTCAAGGTTCGCATGAATATACTTCGCAATTTTCAGCAGCGTTTCATCCTGCGGAAAAGGATGCTGAACAGGAAATGCCATTTTTTTTTCTCTTTTTTGTGGCAAAATACCTTTTAATGCTTTAAGGAAATAGTATTTATTTACATCTTTCTTTGTGATTTTACCATCCCAACCTTTTGTGTGTAAAATCATTTCCCTTAACAGGTGACTTACCGAATAAATATTAATTTCATCAAAAAAGCCATCTTCAGTTTCTTCTTTTTTGAAATAAAAATTAAAAAGATCAACACTGTGGCTGGTGGAAAAAATATAGTGCGGAGTACCTGCCGGAATCCACATAAAACATCTCGCCGGAAGATACCAGTGTTTCTGATCCGTAAAAATATGTACAATACCGCCTTCTGCGTACACCATCTGTGCAGAACTGTGATGATGGATCTCTGTTTTTATCCCTCCTGAGAGAACATTATACACATAAAATTCGGCGTCATCTTCTTCGACGGCTCCAAAATGACTGTTATTCATGAAATAAAGGTAAGAAGAAAATTTTCAATTTGGCGTAAATGATAAAATCTTTTTCTGTTTTCACAAATCAAGGGCAGGCGTATGCATTGTAAATTTGCAGTATCAAAATCATTCCTTCAAAAAATCTTTAATTTAATTATGAATATGATATTTAACGCATGCAGATATCAGTGCATGGCGTTGTGCTTATTACTGATAAGCTATAATGTACAATCACAAGTGATCGATTTCCAGCATCTTGCTTTACAGGAAGCTATAGAGATTGGCTTAAAGAATAACAAGAATATTAAAATAAGCCATTTAAAAAACGAAATGTCCGAGACCAAAGAGAAGGATCTTAAGATGGAAAAACTACCGGACATTGAATTTCACACAAGCTATAATCAGGTGACCAATCTTTTCCAGCATGAAGGAGGCGTTTTTTCAAAAGCGACAAAATACAATATCATCAACGGGA
The sequence above is a segment of the Chryseobacterium sp. MYb264 genome. Coding sequences within it:
- a CDS encoding PhoH family protein, which codes for MFELTYDLEDIDAKIFYGVNNQYFNLIKSSFPTLKITGRDHYIFAMGNQEALDIFKQKLDDIVKFISKNNSIDLKDVENILNLKDENEKQLVFDQDIIVKGVNGKVIKAKTTNLKKLVKETEKKDMVFAIGPAGTGKTYTSVALAAKALRDKSVKRIVLTRPAVEAGESLGFLPGDLKEKLDPYLQPLYDALRDMIPHEKLEGFIEKKVIEVAPLAFMRGRTLDDAFVILDEAQNTTHSQMKMFLTRMGMNAKFIITGDPSQVDLPPKQQSGLKEAMRILKDVKEIGFVHLTEEDVVRHPVVKKIILAYNAEDKRQRND
- a CDS encoding SAM hydrolase/SAM-dependent halogenase family protein: MSIITLTSDFGNLDYRVAALKGSILSLNQKVNIVDITHDIQAFNLVQTSYIVRNAYKHFPKGTIHILSVDSFQHKSRKNIVYKSAGHYFIAADNGLLSLIFFDIKPEAMYEITLNNRFDDVVSFTSMDVFVPAAVHLANGGLPEVIGRKIEHAKQLLFPKPVYNESEKMIIGEVTYIDNFGNIISNIGKEFFEGIGKGYENFRIKFRNLALSKVFSSHTEVVSDWDRETEFHGQSAAIFNDSQLLELTIYKGSKKNGAKSLFGMNVGEKIYIEFS
- a CDS encoding dihydrolipoamide acetyltransferase family protein, which produces MAEYKLLLPSMGEGVMEATIITWLFNEGDSVKEDDSVVEIATDKVDSDVPTPVSGKIVKILKQKDEVAKVGEAIAILEIEGEGENTVKAETPVAAPDAETLKTIEQPLQVAASTEFSGDLYLSPLVKSIAQQENISETELKSIKGSGLEGRITKEDILAYVSNRGNQPAPQVGATVASQPVATSAPAATITAAAGDEIIPMDRMRKIIAENMVKAKQIAPHVTSFIETDVTNVVKWRAKNKDMFEKREGEKLTFMPIFVKAIVKAIQDFPMINVSISGDNIIKKKNINIGMATALPDGNLIVPVIKNADQLSLSGLAKAINDLAYRARNKKLRPEDTQGATYTISNVGSFGNLMGTPIIPQPQVAIMAIGAIVKKPAVLETKDGDVIAIRQLMFMSHSYDHRVVDGSLGGMMLKHVHDYLENWDLNTEI
- a CDS encoding serine hydrolase domain-containing protein, which produces MKHIHLTAFTLNISAIAFSQQNNQFKLIDNYAKEAIKANQIPGLAIGVIKDGKVIFEQYYETENLEDAKKVSANSMFRIGRDDC
- a CDS encoding chloride channel protein, yielding MLKIFTLIRRSLKKSFDNIRNEQLKLNMLQAIPFWIGSVITGFIAVMYAQLFAWGENLLHFILNWHAWMIFIIAPIGFVLSWWLVKEFAPNAKGSGIPQVMAAVELANPKEHRKIRSLLSLKIIVLKIISSVVLVIGGGAVGREGPTIQIAGSVFRKVNEYLPEWWPKISKKNMIMTGAAAGLAAAFNTPLGGIVFAVEELSKTHINYFKTALFTAVIIAGLTAQTLAGSYLYLGYPKTHDVSLMVMFPIILVAGIAGILASQLSVTMLKMNDWKKRKLKTDRANVLFLVACALIIASIAYFINQEILGSGKEIMERVLFTKNKHEEWYVPILRMLGPALSFTSGGAGGIFAPALTAGASIGSVISGAIHLTPNETNVVVLAGMVAFLTGITRAPFTSAIIVLEMTDRHSLIFHLMLGGMVSSIASILVSRHSLYDIIKVNFLTEIREEKDK
- the rpsF gene encoding 30S ribosomal protein S6; amino-acid sequence: MNNYETVFILTPVLSEAQVEEAVNKYVDLIKEKNCEIVAKENWGLKKLAYPIQLKKNGFYTLIEFKGEGSVVADLELAFKRDERVIRYLTTKLDKHAVEYAVTRRAKVKAAKA
- the rpsR gene encoding 30S ribosomal protein S18, which encodes MAIDDMAKQASAGGESEVKFLTPLDINTKSEKKYCRFKKFGIKHVDYKDADFLLQFVNEQGKILPRRYTGTSLKYQRKVSAAIKRARHLSLLPYVADLLK
- the rplI gene encoding 50S ribosomal protein L9, giving the protein MKIILKQDVENLGLEFDTVNVKNGYARNFLIPQGFALLATPKNIAALEATLEARKEEEAKLIAAANAVVDQLKKTSITIPAKVGSGDKLFGSINNADLSAALAKAGVSVEKKYIRIPGNTIKRTGKVTANIRLHRNVEYNFEFDIVSDAPVEAPKPAAPKAKVEETPSTEEA
- a CDS encoding AraC family transcriptional regulator, producing MNNSHFGAVEEDDAEFYVYNVLSGGIKTEIHHHSSAQMVYAEGGIVHIFTDQKHWYLPARCFMWIPAGTPHYIFSTSHSVDLFNFYFKKEETEDGFFDEINIYSVSHLLREMILHTKGWDGKITKKDVNKYYFLKALKGILPQKREKKMAFPVQHPFPQDETLLKIAKYIHANLEKPLTIESTAKEFGMSTRTLSRKFKEILGMNYVRFLRALRITRSLELMLEDKYNMYEISMMVGYNSLSSFSNIFKKVIGIPPTEYLQKLRGD